A stretch of the Coprobacillus cateniformis genome encodes the following:
- a CDS encoding PTS sugar transporter subunit IIB: MKKILLVCNAGMSTSLLVTNMEKYAKKENIEITIMAVPLTQVDSVVKDWDIVMLGPQVRHCLNQIKNIVDGRIPVEIIDMRDYGMMNGEKVLKRALELLDNEKV, from the coding sequence ATGAAAAAAATATTATTAGTATGTAATGCTGGTATGTCTACAAGTTTATTAGTTACAAATATGGAGAAATATGCAAAGAAAGAAAATATTGAAATCACAATTATGGCTGTTCCTCTTACACAAGTTGATTCAGTTGTAAAAGATTGGGATATTGTTATGCTTGGTCCACAGGTTAGACACTGCTTAAATCAAATCAAAAACATTGTAGATGGAAGAATTCCTGTAGAAATTATTGATATGAGGGACTATGGAATGATGAATGGGGAAAAGGTTTTAAAAAGAGCATTGGAGTTATTAGATAATGAAAAGGTGTAA
- a CDS encoding histidine phosphatase family protein, whose protein sequence is MKTLYLMRHGQTLFNVRHKIQGWCDSPLTKEGISQAQIVKSYFQDNNITFDHAYSSTSERCCDTLEIITDMPYTRLKALKEMYYGFLEGESEDLNAKTPQDCETFYMYFGGESSNDVKDRMLQTLTDIMEKDDHESVLAVSHSGACFNFLRAIQDPTEELKKGFPNCCIFIFEYNEQFELKKVIRHL, encoded by the coding sequence ATGAAAACACTTTATTTGATGAGACATGGACAAACACTCTTTAATGTGAGACACAAAATTCAAGGATGGTGTGATTCACCTTTAACCAAAGAAGGTATTTCTCAAGCACAAATTGTTAAATCTTATTTCCAGGACAATAATATTACATTTGATCATGCTTATTCTTCAACTTCTGAAAGATGTTGTGATACATTAGAAATCATAACTGATATGCCTTATACTCGTTTAAAGGCCTTAAAAGAAATGTATTATGGCTTTTTAGAAGGTGAAAGCGAAGATTTAAATGCGAAAACACCTCAGGATTGTGAAACATTCTATATGTATTTTGGGGGAGAATCTTCAAATGATGTCAAAGATAGAATGCTACAAACTTTAACTGATATTATGGAAAAAGATGATCATGAATCTGTTTTAGCTGTTTCACATAGTGGCGCTTGCTTTAATTTCTTAAGAGCAATTCAAGACCCTACAGAAGAACTTAAAAAAGGCTTCCCAAATTGTTGTATATTCATATTTGAATATAATGAACAATTTGAATTAAAAAAAGTCATTAGACATTTATAA
- a CDS encoding aldo/keto reductase gives MEYVQLGHSGLEVSRICLGCMSFGDPQKWIHSWVLNETDSRKIIKKALDLGINFFDTANVYGLGVSEEILGRALKDYAVREEVVIATKVSGQMHEGPNGGGLSRKSIMHEVEQCLKRLDTDYIDLLYIHRWDYKTPIEETMCVLNDLVRSGKVHYLGASSMYAWQFQKAQYVAQSHGWTKFSVMQGHYNLLYREEEREMNPLCQDMGVALVPYSPLAAGRLTRDWNSDSKRAQEDEVAKRKYDNTQEADQKIVERVSEIAQKYQVTRSQVAVAWLWSKGVTAPIVGITKEKYLDDFIGALDVCLSQEDIEYLEECYIPHKIMGHE, from the coding sequence ATGGAATATGTTCAATTAGGGCATTCAGGATTAGAAGTTTCACGTATTTGTTTAGGGTGTATGAGTTTTGGTGATCCCCAAAAATGGATTCATAGTTGGGTTTTAAATGAGACTGATTCAAGAAAAATTATTAAAAAAGCTTTAGATTTAGGAATTAATTTCTTTGATACTGCTAATGTATATGGTTTAGGGGTTAGTGAAGAGATTTTAGGAAGAGCTCTTAAAGATTATGCAGTTCGAGAAGAAGTTGTTATTGCTACAAAGGTCAGTGGACAAATGCATGAAGGACCAAATGGTGGGGGATTATCGCGTAAATCCATTATGCATGAGGTTGAGCAATGTTTAAAACGTTTGGATACAGATTATATAGATTTATTATATATTCATAGGTGGGATTATAAAACACCGATTGAGGAAACAATGTGTGTTTTAAATGATCTTGTAAGAAGTGGAAAAGTTCATTATCTTGGTGCATCAAGTATGTATGCATGGCAATTCCAAAAAGCTCAATATGTTGCACAGAGTCATGGCTGGACAAAATTCTCAGTGATGCAAGGACATTACAATCTGCTGTATCGTGAGGAAGAAAGAGAAATGAATCCATTATGTCAAGATATGGGTGTTGCTTTAGTTCCTTATAGTCCACTTGCAGCTGGTCGTTTAACACGTGATTGGAATTCAGATTCAAAGCGTGCACAAGAAGACGAAGTGGCCAAAAGAAAATATGATAATACTCAAGAAGCGGATCAAAAAATTGTTGAAAGAGTGTCTGAAATTGCACAAAAATATCAAGTCACAAGATCTCAAGTTGCAGTTGCTTGGCTATGGTCAAAAGGTGTAACTGCACCAATTGTTGGAATTACTAAAGAAAAGTATTTAGATGACTTTATTGGAGCACTTGATGTCTGCTTGTCTCAAGAAGATATTGAATATTTAGAAGAGTGCTATATTCCTCATAAGATTATGGGGCATGAATAA
- a CDS encoding cupin domain-containing protein has protein sequence MEKKEILFGLGEPNDAYAQYFDGQSYLNRLTETGGPMANVTFEPGCRNHWHIHHKSGQILLCTMGRGYYQEWGKPAQELKPGDIVCISPEVKHWHGAAKDSWFTHISVEIPAKDSSNEWLEAVDENEYNQLG, from the coding sequence ATGGAGAAGAAAGAAATTTTATTTGGATTAGGTGAACCTAATGATGCATATGCTCAATACTTTGATGGACAAAGCTATTTGAACAGATTAACGGAAACTGGTGGACCTATGGCAAATGTGACATTTGAACCTGGATGTCGCAATCATTGGCATATTCATCATAAGAGTGGACAGATTTTACTTTGTACCATGGGAAGAGGTTATTATCAAGAATGGGGAAAGCCAGCTCAGGAATTAAAACCAGGTGATATTGTATGCATTTCTCCTGAAGTTAAGCATTGGCATGGAGCTGCTAAAGATAGCTGGTTTACACATATTTCTGTTGAAATCCCTGCTAAAGATTCTTCAAATGAATGGTTAGAAGCAGTAGATGAAAATGAATATAATCAATTAGGTTAA
- a CDS encoding carboxymuconolactone decarboxylase family protein: protein MRDLQKAKVLYNELNDTNDILKEDIEFKEIMVNYIYGDIYQHGNLSQQLRELILIVVNTTNHTLTVLSRHVKAAIKMDVPPIQIKEVIYQCTPYIGFGKVEEALEVVNKVMKEFHIPLPLESQHTVNEETRFQAGFTIQCTAFGKEHIQSGHAMAPEELKHIQNYLSEHCFGDFYTRNGLDLKIRELMTFVMLATLGGCENQLRGHVGANITVGNSRELLIETITQCQPYIGFPRTLNALNIINEVTKK from the coding sequence ATGAGGGACTTACAAAAAGCGAAAGTATTATATAATGAACTAAATGATACGAATGATATCCTTAAAGAAGATATTGAATTTAAAGAAATCATGGTCAATTATATCTATGGTGATATTTATCAACATGGGAATTTAAGTCAGCAATTAAGAGAGTTAATACTTATTGTTGTCAATACAACAAATCACACTTTAACAGTATTATCTAGACATGTAAAGGCTGCTATAAAGATGGATGTTCCTCCTATTCAAATTAAAGAAGTCATTTATCAGTGTACACCTTATATTGGTTTTGGAAAGGTAGAAGAAGCATTAGAAGTTGTTAATAAAGTTATGAAGGAATTTCATATTCCTTTACCTTTAGAATCTCAACATACAGTGAATGAAGAAACAAGGTTTCAAGCAGGATTTACTATCCAATGTACAGCGTTTGGAAAAGAACATATTCAATCAGGACATGCTATGGCACCAGAGGAATTAAAACATATTCAAAATTATTTATCAGAACATTGTTTTGGTGATTTCTATACAAGGAATGGTTTAGACTTAAAAATACGTGAGTTGATGACATTTGTGATGTTAGCAACTCTTGGTGGATGTGAAAATCAGTTAAGAGGTCATGTTGGTGCTAATATAACAGTAGGAAATAGTCGTGAACTGTTAATTGAAACCATTACGCAATGTCAACCTTATATTGGATTTCCAAGAACATTAAATGCATTAAATATTATTAACGAAGTGACAAAAAAATAA